GCCCGGTAAATAGCATTGAAAGGTTTTTATTTGACATAGCTAAATTATATGTGTAGACACTCTTTTTACATGACTAACATATACGAAACAACAATTATAGTAAAACCCGATCTTGCCAATGATCAAATGAAGAACCTTAATACTTCTATTGAACAGTTTTTTAATGATAACGAAGTATCAATTGGCTACAAAGAGGATTGGGGAATAAAGAACTTAAAATTTTCAATAAATAAATACTCCAAAGGCTCTTTC
The window above is part of the alpha proteobacterium HIMB59 genome. Proteins encoded here:
- a CDS encoding ribosomal protein S6 (PFAM: Ribosomal protein S6~TIGRFAM: ribosomal protein S6), coding for MCRHSFYMTNIYETTIIVKPDLANDQMKNLNTSIEQFFNDNEVSIGYKEDWGIKNLKFSINKYSKGSFKFMRFNASSEFPKKLDGFLKFNTDCLRFLITKSSDDIDQATPQINKDN